The window GGGCGACGGAAGTCCGCTGCGCGAGTTCCTCTATGTGGATGACCTCGCCGACCTGTGCGTGTTCCTGATGAACAATTACAGCGGCAACGAGACGGTCAATGCCGGTACGGGCAAGGAACTTTCGATCAGGGAACTGACGGAACTCGTGGCGAAAACGGTCGGCTATGAAGGTGAAATCCGCTGGGACCCCTCCAAACCCAACGGCACACCCCGCAAATTGCTCGATGTGTCGAAAGCCGCGGCACTCGGATGGACTTATAAGACGGAATTGGAGGAGGGAATCCGGCTTTCATATCGGGATTTTCTGGAAAACCCCATGCGAGCTGAACGGTAAACTTCGCCCAACGGTCCCTGCATTTCGGAAGAAAACCACAACGCCGAAACACAACCCGTTCTTGCAACCCAAGGCAGGAAGCAAAGCCCCGCAACGTATTTGTTGCGAGGCTTAATTCATTTTATCCGGAAAGTCCCGAACCGTTCAGTCGCCGAAACTCTCGAACACGCTCACCACATGTTCGGCGATCTCACAGTCCTGCGCTTCCGTACCGCCGCCAACGCCGATGGCCCCGACAATCTTTCCATCCACAAACAGCGGATAACCGCCTGCAACGAGCGTAATGCGCGGATCGTTGGTCTGAATACCCATCAAGGGTGCACTTTCGGCGGCGGCCGAAGCCACATCTTTCGTCTTGCATTGCGTTACGGCCGCCGTGTACGCTTTGCCCGGCACGAGCGTGATACTCAATACCAGCGCATCGCCGTAACGACGGTAGACACGCGGCAGACCGTGCCGGTCCGCAACGGCGAAACTGATGTCGATACCCAATTCCTTACTCTTCTCGCGCGCCGCGGCGCACAGTTTGTCGCACAGTTCGTCCGACAGAATCTCTTTTTCATTGATTCGAGCCATACAGATCGTTGTTGTGAGGATTGCAAACAATCCTGCGGTTAATAATCGTTTCATACGTTCGCAGTTCTTATCGGCTGCAAAGTTAGATAAAGCACTATACGACTGCAATATGTGATAAATTTATCACAGTGTGATTCTTTTCCCGTATCGCGGGATTTATGTACATTTGCAGCGTATGTACGAATATAAGATACCCCCAATAGATCTCGACTGCGGCGTGACGATTACGCAGTATGTCATGGGAGCGAAATGGAAGCCCTATCTGATTAATTGCATGACCAAGGGCATCCACCGGCCCGTGGAGTTTCAGCACGCGATAAAGGGTGCGACGAGGCGCGTACTGGTGCAGCAGCTCGGCGAACTGGAATCCGTCGGGATCGTGCGTCGCGTAGTATACGATACGATTCCGATGAAAACGGAATATTTTCTGACACCGCTCGGCGAATCGCTCGTCCCCATTATCCGCATGATGGACGCATGGGGCAACGAACACCGGGAGATGTTCGATGAGATGGGAAACCTGAATACGAAATAGAAATAAGCAAGCCCCGCAACATATTTGCTGCGAGGCTCAACTTACTTTGTTCTGAGGCTCTGTATCCGATTTGCAGATTATTTCAGCTTATCGTACTCCTCGTCGGAGACTGGTTCGAGCCACTCGTTGGAGGCGTTTTCGCCCGGGATTTCGAACGCCAGGTGCGCGAACCAACTGTCGGCCGCCGCACCATGCCAGTGCTTCACGTTCGCCGGAATGTGGATGACCGTGCCGGGCAGAATCTCTACGGCAGGCTTACCTTCTTCCTGATACCAGCCGCGACCTGCTACGCCGATAAGCATCTGACCGCCGCCTTTCGTCGCACGGTGGATATGCCAGTTGTTGCGGCAGCGGGGCTCGAACGTGACATTGGCGATCGGAACCTGTTCCGACGAAATGCGGGCGAGGTAGCTGTTGCCGATGAAATACTCCGCATAAGCCGTGTTCGGTTCGCCGATGGGGAAAATCATTTCGCGTTGGAATGCGGACTTGTCGTCCTCGGCGGCCGTATCATCCGCCCACACCTCTTTTGCGATGCGGAAACCGGCCCATGCGTTGGGCCATCCGGCATAAAAGGCGGCCTGCGTCAGCAGTGCGGCAATCTCCCGGCGTGTAATGCCGTGCTTGCGGCCCAGCTCCAAGTGCGAGCGGAACGAGGAGTCCACGCTTCCCTTGCCGAGCAGGATGGAGATGGTAATCATGCTGTGGTCGTGAAGCGAGAATGTCGAATCGTTCCAAACGGCATCGCCGAAGAGGACGTCGTCGTTGAGCTCCGCGAATTTGGGAGCGAACTCGCCGAGCTGTGTGCGCCCGGCCGTCTGTACTATCTTTTCCTGTGCCATAACATTGAATGTTAGAATGCTGAATAGGGAAATTAAAATGATTTTGTTCATGATCTCTTATTGAATGAAGTTATTGATTCGGTTGGCCGGATTGAGCGGCGTCTGGTCGGACAATACCAACGATTTTACCATGTGCAGCGTTCCCCGCTTGTATTTCTGAAAATGCTCCGAGGCGATATGCTTCTCGTAAGCCGCCTTGCTCGCGTAGGTTTCCAATATGGTGATCTTGCAGGGATTCTCCTTTTCGCCGACAGCGTACATGGTCAGCACGCCCGACTCGGTGCGCAGCGAAATTTCGCCCACCTCGGTTGCGTATTTCATATACTCGTCGAGGTACTGCGGATAAACCTCCACTTTCGACAGCCGCACGATGCCGTCGGCCGTCATCGGTTCCTTGGCGCACATGGATGGTTCCTTGTCCAAATTCAGGCATTTGCCGATAATCTCTCCGGTGGCAATGTAGGAATAGGTCGGGAACTCGAATAATACAGGTCTCAACCGCGTATAGTCGAGCTTTCCGTCGCTGTCGAGCACCTCGGGAGTGGCGTAGGTATTGGCAATCGAGCAGATGAAGTTGTCGAAGCCCTCGGTTTCGTAGATGTCCACCACGTCGCACTCCATCGTCAGCGGCGAAGCGTCGATCACGGGCGTACCGTTTTCGCCCCAGTGAAAGTCGAACACCTCCGACTTATCGACCGATGCACCGCTCACGCTGCCCACGTAGTCGGCTTTCGGCAGCATCTCGCGACTCACGAGGTTGATAGAAAGTTTCTTGGACTTCCGTATCCCTTGATTGGTATAGTGATTCTTGTTCATGCTGACCAATATCCGGTCGTGGCCGATAATGCCCGTATGCCCGACGACAAGCCAGTTCACCTTGCCCTCGACCTCCGCGCCGACGACTGTCATCGGTTTGGGATAGAGCGCCAGCAGGCTGCCGAGATTTCGCTTTTCCGTTTCCATGATATTGGGTTGATTCATTTTATTTTCGGTTGTTGTGCTGCACGACAGTAACCCGAACAAAAGCAATACATTGAATAATATTCTTATCATATTCTTCCTGTCTTAATTGTTTCCGTCCAGATACTTTTTGAAGAACGTGTCTATCTTATCGAACGGAATCATATCGAGGTTGTCATAGAGGTCGGTATGGTTCGCTCCGGGAACGATCAGCAGTTCTTTGTTGTCGTCCGTCAACCGTTTGTAGGCGTCCTCGCTGAAGTAGCACGAATGGGCCTTCTCGCCATGCACCAGCAGTACGGCGCTGCGTATTTCGCCGATATAGGTAAGCAAGGGCATATTGATGAACGACAGTACCGCCGTCTTATTGATACCTCCGTTGGAGTTTGGCGAACGGCGGTGGTAGCCGCGTTCCGTTTTGTAATAATCGTGGTATTGCTTGACGAAAAGCGGCATATCGTCGGTCACAGTCTCCACTACGCCGCCGTCACGTTCGTAACTGCCGTTCAGGTAATCTTTCGTGCGCTGTTCGCCGAGGGCGACGCGCTTGGCGTAACGTGCTTCCGCACTATTCTCTGCATCGAAGTAGCCGTTGGCATTCACCCGGCTCATGTCGTACATAGTAGAGGCAACGGTAGCCTTGATACGCGGGTCGTTGGCGGCAGCGTTCAGGGCGAAACCGCCCCAGCCGCAGATGCCAAGAATCCCGATACGCTGCGCATCCACATCGTCGCGCGTGAGCAGGTAATCGACCGCTACGCTGAAATCCTCCGTGCTGATTTCCGGCAATGTCAGGTTGCGCGGTTCTCCGCCGCTCTCGCCGGTGAACGAGGGGTCGAACGCCAGGGTCAGAAAGCCGTGCTCGGCGAGCGTCTGGGCATAGCGGCCCGATACCTGTTCCTTGACGGCCCCGTAAGGTCCGCTTACGGCGATGGCGGCTAAGGTTCCCTGTGCGTTTTTCGGTTTATAGACATCGGCGGCAAGCGTGATGCCGTAGCGGTTGTGGAATGTTATCTTTGAGTGTTCCACCTTATCACTCTGCGGGAAGGTCTTGTCCCATTCCTGTGTCAATTCGATAGTTTTCATATCCGTAGATTTTTTATTTTCTGTCATACATGAGGTCATCATACCTGAAATCCATAACAGCATGACAAAGGCGAGCATATTCGTTTTCATAATCATATACTTTACTTTTCCACCTTGTAGCGCAGCCAGACAATGTCCGTGTCCCATTTTTCCACGCTTTCCAGTTCCAGTTTATAGGGATTGCAGTTTTCCTTTCTTATGCCGTCGAACATGGCGGTCTGTCCCTCGCGCCCATCTATACCTGGAGCCACCATGACGCTCACTTCATCCACCAGTCCGGCTTCTGCGAATCCGCCGCAGATATGGCCGCCACCGACGATAGCCAGACGCTCCACACCGAACTCTTCGCAGAGTATTTCCACAGCACGCCGAAGGTCTATGTGTCCTTTGCCGGAGGCTATCCACGATATGCCTTGAGCCGTCAACGAATCAAGGTATTCTTCCGACACGTCTTCCGTGACAATCGAAATTAGAGGATGGCCGTCGGCTTCATTGGATTTCCATAGAATCTTACCGTGCGTATCGACGGTAATCGTATATTCGTCCGCTTTCCTGCAAACGGAAAAGGCTTCATGTCCGACAGGCGTACCGGTTGTACCGGCTGTTGTTTCCTCTTTCACTGCCGGACATTCCAACACGGTCGTAACGCGCCCGGATAACTTCGAGCATTTGCCAAGCCGGTCCAATGCGATATAATACTCGTCGGTACTGAGTTGCCCCACCATAGGGCAGTCGATTCGTCCGTCAACGGACGTCATCATGTGAGTTATGATATAGGGTTTCATGAGATCATCTTTTTATGGTAACATTGCATTATCGTCCGACCTGCCGCTGCTGCTCGGCGTTGTAGCGGTTGCCTACGACGGGAATGGCCGCGACGGTCGTTTCAAGCGCGCGCCACTCCTCGGCGGCGAGGTTGAAATCGAGCGAGCGCAGGTTCTCTTCCAAATGCGAAAGTTTCGTCGTTCCGGGAATCGGCACGATCCACGGCTCTTTCTGCAATAGCCATCCGAGCGCCACCTGCGCAGAAGTCATGCCGTGCGTGCGTCCGAACTGTTGCAGCACATTCACGATGCGCGTGTTGGCCCGTATCGCCTCCGGCTGGAAACGCGGCAGGGTCTGGCGGTTGTCGTTCGTCGGGTCGAAGACCGTGTATTCGTTGATGCAGCCGCCCAAGAATCCCCGGTTGATCGGACTGTACGGCACGAATCCGATCCCCAGCTCGCGGCAGACATCCAGCACGCCGTTCGTCTCCACGTCGCGGTGCATCAGGTGGTATTCGCTCTGTATGGCCGTCAGCGGACATACGGCATGCGCCCGGCGGATGGTCTCGGCACTCACTTCGCACATGCCCCAATGCTGCACCTTGCCCTCCTTCATCAGCTCGGCGATGGTCTGCGCCACCTCCTCGGCAGGAGTATCGGGGTCGGCGCGGTGCTGGTAGAACATCGGCAGCGTTTCGAGCCGCAGACGGCGGAGCGAGTCCTCGCAGTATCGACGTACCGTTTTGCGGCTGCTGTCCTGACGCCCCGTGCCCTTGCCGTCGATGACCTCGTGTCCGAATTTGGTCGTTACGTTGATTCTGCCCTTGAACTCCGACAATGCTTCTCCGGCAAGGTTTTCATTGGTCAGCGGCCCGTAGATGATCGCCGTGTCGAAAAGCGTCACGCCACGCTCCACGGCTTCGTGCAGCAGGCGGATACACTGTTTCTTGTCCGGGTGCTGGCTGCGGTTGTAGGTCATGCCCATCACGCCGAAACCGAGGGCGAAAACCTCGAAAGCCGCTTTGCCCGACCCCAATATGCGATGTCCTTGGATACGGGCAACTTCGGTGTCGTTTCGGGATGTATCCGCCTTTGCCGGTCTAACTGCAAAAACCTTATCCAGTCCGGCAGGCATAGCCAATGCGGCTCCTGCCAATGCCGCCGTTTTCAGAAAACCGCGGCGGCTGATTCCTTTTTTCTCTTCCATAGTTTATTTGTTTTCGATTGTTTTGATGATTCTTGCAGGATTGCCTGCCACGACGGTCATGGCCGGAACGTCTTTCGTCACCACGCTGCCGGCGCCGACGATAGCTCCGTAACCGATCCTGACACCCGGCAATATCGTAGAGTTGATACCGATCCATACCTTGTCCTCGATGACGATAGGGCGTCCGTAGGTGGCGCTGCGGTTGTCGGGGTTCATGTCGTGATTGATGGTTATCAGATTCACTTTCGGACCGATGAATACGTCATCGCCGATGGTGATGCCACCGCGTCCGAAGAAGGTGCAGCACTGCTGGATGAAACATCCTCGGCCGATAGTCACAGGCTTGCCATAGTCGATATAGAGCGGCGGCAGCAGGGTGGTGCTCCCGTCGAGCGGCTTGCCGAGGATGCGCCCCATAAATTCGTGCACCTCTTCGGGCGTGCGGTAGCCCGTATTCATCTCCGCGGCCGTCTTCATCGTGGCGAAGATGTCGGCAATCAGCTCTTCATAACCTGCGTCATTGGGCGAAACCATCTCGCCGCTCAAATCCCTTGCGAAAATATCGTTTTCCATGATGTTTTTTCGCAAAGGTAAAGAAAGAGCCCCGCAGCGGCTTTGCTGCGAGGCTCAAACTATTTTGCTGTGAGGTTCATTGCGGATTTTCTCCCGGCTCAAATCATACTGGGCGCATAACCGTAGGTCTCCTTATAGACTTTCGAGAAGTGCGACAGGTTCTTGAATCCGACATCGAAGCAGGCTTCCGTCACTTTTTTCTTGCCGGACTTTATCAACTCGTGCGCCGCCTCCAGCCGTCGCTTGATAAGCCATTTCTGCGGCGTCAGGTCGCTCACCTTGGCGAAATCGCGTTTGAACGTCGCCAGGCTGCGGCCCGTATAGCTTGCGATCTCCTCCATCGACAAGTCGTACATGTAGTTCTCATTCAGATAGTCGATGATGTCTATTTTCCACGGATCGACGAAATCGAACAGCGAGGCGTAGAGGTTCTTATCCGTATTGAGCAGTACATAAGCCCCCTCGATCATCTTGAGCTTCAGCACCTCGTCGGAGGGCTGCACGCCCGCGTCGAAATAGGGAACGACCGATTCGAACAGGCTGCGGATGTCGGGGCGGTTATTAGGCAATACGCGCAGGCTCACTTTTTCACGTTTCGATTCCACGGGAATCTCTTTCCGGTCGAGCGTCCGGTAGAACTCCCGCAGAAACGGTTTCGTGAATTTCAACACGACAGAACGGTACGGATGCTCGGCATCGGCATGTTTCTGCAACCACATCCGGTTGTCGCGCCGCATGAAAGCGCATTCGCCCGGATGCAACACCGTTTTCCTGCCGCGCTCCTCGATTTCGAGCTCGCCGGAACACAGATAGATAAGCGTGTGCTCCCGGTTCTCGTGCGCGCAACCCCGGTCGTCGGTGAAAAAACTCGCTATCAGGACGTTCGAACAGTCGAATACATGCAATCGTTCCATATCGTCAACCTCTGTTTTTTGCAAAGATAACGATTTATCTCGCCTTGCGCTTTGCCGTGAGGCTCAAATTCCGATTCTTTT of the Alistipes senegalensis JC50 genome contains:
- a CDS encoding GlcG/HbpS family heme-binding protein yields the protein MARINEKEILSDELCDKLCAAAREKSKELGIDISFAVADRHGLPRVYRRYGDALVLSITLVPGKAYTAAVTQCKTKDVASAAAESAPLMGIQTNDPRITLVAGGYPLFVDGKIVGAIGVGGGTEAQDCEIAEHVVSVFESFGD
- a CDS encoding winged helix-turn-helix transcriptional regulator, which gives rise to MYEYKIPPIDLDCGVTITQYVMGAKWKPYLINCMTKGIHRPVEFQHAIKGATRRVLVQQLGELESVGIVRRVVYDTIPMKTEYFLTPLGESLVPIIRMMDAWGNEHREMFDEMGNLNTK
- a CDS encoding carboxymuconolactone decarboxylase family protein; translation: MNKIILISLFSILTFNVMAQEKIVQTAGRTQLGEFAPKFAELNDDVLFGDAVWNDSTFSLHDHSMITISILLGKGSVDSSFRSHLELGRKHGITRREIAALLTQAAFYAGWPNAWAGFRIAKEVWADDTAAEDDKSAFQREMIFPIGEPNTAYAEYFIGNSYLARISSEQVPIANVTFEPRCRNNWHIHRATKGGGQMLIGVAGRGWYQEEGKPAVEILPGTVIHIPANVKHWHGAAADSWFAHLAFEIPGENASNEWLEPVSDEEYDKLK
- a CDS encoding flavin reductase — translated: MNQPNIMETEKRNLGSLLALYPKPMTVVGAEVEGKVNWLVVGHTGIIGHDRILVSMNKNHYTNQGIRKSKKLSINLVSREMLPKADYVGSVSGASVDKSEVFDFHWGENGTPVIDASPLTMECDVVDIYETEGFDNFICSIANTYATPEVLDSDGKLDYTRLRPVLFEFPTYSYIATGEIIGKCLNLDKEPSMCAKEPMTADGIVRLSKVEVYPQYLDEYMKYATEVGEISLRTESGVLTMYAVGEKENPCKITILETYASKAAYEKHIASEHFQKYKRGTLHMVKSLVLSDQTPLNPANRINNFIQ
- a CDS encoding alpha/beta hydrolase, translating into MMTSCMTENKKSTDMKTIELTQEWDKTFPQSDKVEHSKITFHNRYGITLAADVYKPKNAQGTLAAIAVSGPYGAVKEQVSGRYAQTLAEHGFLTLAFDPSFTGESGGEPRNLTLPEISTEDFSVAVDYLLTRDDVDAQRIGILGICGWGGFALNAAANDPRIKATVASTMYDMSRVNANGYFDAENSAEARYAKRVALGEQRTKDYLNGSYERDGGVVETVTDDMPLFVKQYHDYYKTERGYHRRSPNSNGGINKTAVLSFINMPLLTYIGEIRSAVLLVHGEKAHSCYFSEDAYKRLTDDNKELLIVPGANHTDLYDNLDMIPFDKIDTFFKKYLDGNN
- a CDS encoding RibD family protein, whose product is MKPYIITHMMTSVDGRIDCPMVGQLSTDEYYIALDRLGKCSKLSGRVTTVLECPAVKEETTAGTTGTPVGHEAFSVCRKADEYTITVDTHGKILWKSNEADGHPLISIVTEDVSEEYLDSLTAQGISWIASGKGHIDLRRAVEILCEEFGVERLAIVGGGHICGGFAEAGLVDEVSVMVAPGIDGREGQTAMFDGIRKENCNPYKLELESVEKWDTDIVWLRYKVEK
- a CDS encoding aldo/keto reductase, which produces MEEKKGISRRGFLKTAALAGAALAMPAGLDKVFAVRPAKADTSRNDTEVARIQGHRILGSGKAAFEVFALGFGVMGMTYNRSQHPDKKQCIRLLHEAVERGVTLFDTAIIYGPLTNENLAGEALSEFKGRINVTTKFGHEVIDGKGTGRQDSSRKTVRRYCEDSLRRLRLETLPMFYQHRADPDTPAEEVAQTIAELMKEGKVQHWGMCEVSAETIRRAHAVCPLTAIQSEYHLMHRDVETNGVLDVCRELGIGFVPYSPINRGFLGGCINEYTVFDPTNDNRQTLPRFQPEAIRANTRIVNVLQQFGRTHGMTSAQVALGWLLQKEPWIVPIPGTTKLSHLEENLRSLDFNLAAEEWRALETTVAAIPVVGNRYNAEQQRQVGR
- a CDS encoding DapH/DapD/GlmU-related protein, which produces MENDIFARDLSGEMVSPNDAGYEELIADIFATMKTAAEMNTGYRTPEEVHEFMGRILGKPLDGSTTLLPPLYIDYGKPVTIGRGCFIQQCCTFFGRGGITIGDDVFIGPKVNLITINHDMNPDNRSATYGRPIVIEDKVWIGINSTILPGVRIGYGAIVGAGSVVTKDVPAMTVVAGNPARIIKTIENK
- a CDS encoding helix-turn-helix transcriptional regulator codes for the protein MERLHVFDCSNVLIASFFTDDRGCAHENREHTLIYLCSGELEIEERGRKTVLHPGECAFMRRDNRMWLQKHADAEHPYRSVVLKFTKPFLREFYRTLDRKEIPVESKREKVSLRVLPNNRPDIRSLFESVVPYFDAGVQPSDEVLKLKMIEGAYVLLNTDKNLYASLFDFVDPWKIDIIDYLNENYMYDLSMEEIASYTGRSLATFKRDFAKVSDLTPQKWLIKRRLEAAHELIKSGKKKVTEACFDVGFKNLSHFSKVYKETYGYAPSMI